The Gillisia sp. Hel_I_86 genome has a segment encoding these proteins:
- the der gene encoding ribosome biogenesis GTPase Der: MGNIVAIVGRPNVGKSTFFNRLIQRREAIVDSLSGVTRDRHYGKSDWNGQVFSLIDTGGYVKGSDDVFESEIDKQVVLAIEEADAIIFMVDVESGITGMDEDVANLLRKQDKPVLLAVNKVDNSKRLENAVEFYNLGLGEFYPIASTSGSGTGELLDALIEVLPEVEDEEESELPRFAVVGRPNAGKSSFINALIGEERYIVTDVAGTTRDSIDTKFNRYGFEFNLVDTAGIRRKSKVKEDLEFYSVMRSVRAIENCDVCLIVLDATRGFDGQVQNIFWLAQRNRKGIVILVNKWDLVEDKETNTMKEYERRIRKEIEPFTDVPIVFISVLTKQRIFKAIETAVEVFKNRSKKIKTSELNERMLPIIESYPPPAWKGKYVKIKFCMQLPTPQPQFAFFCNLPQYVRDPYKRYLENKLREEYDFTGVPISVYFRKK; encoded by the coding sequence ATGGGCAATATAGTAGCCATTGTGGGAAGACCAAACGTAGGTAAATCCACTTTTTTTAACCGATTGATTCAACGCCGGGAGGCAATTGTGGATTCGCTAAGTGGGGTAACCCGGGACCGTCATTATGGGAAATCCGACTGGAATGGACAGGTATTTTCCCTTATTGATACTGGTGGGTACGTGAAGGGCAGTGATGATGTTTTCGAATCTGAAATCGATAAGCAGGTAGTACTTGCTATAGAGGAGGCAGATGCAATAATTTTTATGGTAGATGTAGAATCTGGGATCACGGGAATGGATGAGGATGTTGCCAATTTGCTTAGAAAACAAGATAAACCTGTGTTGTTAGCCGTTAATAAAGTAGATAACTCCAAACGACTGGAAAATGCAGTCGAATTCTACAATTTAGGATTGGGAGAATTCTATCCAATTGCGAGTACAAGTGGAAGCGGTACGGGAGAATTATTGGATGCGTTAATCGAGGTATTGCCAGAAGTAGAAGATGAAGAGGAGTCAGAATTACCACGTTTTGCTGTAGTTGGAAGACCAAATGCAGGGAAATCTTCTTTCATTAATGCCTTGATAGGGGAAGAGCGATACATTGTGACCGATGTTGCCGGAACTACCAGAGATTCAATAGACACAAAATTTAATAGATACGGATTCGAATTTAATTTGGTGGATACAGCCGGAATTAGAAGAAAATCCAAAGTTAAAGAAGATTTGGAATTTTATTCTGTAATGAGATCTGTGAGGGCTATAGAAAACTGTGATGTATGTCTTATTGTTTTAGACGCCACCAGAGGTTTTGACGGGCAAGTACAAAATATTTTCTGGCTTGCACAACGTAACAGAAAAGGGATCGTGATCTTGGTTAATAAATGGGATTTGGTTGAAGATAAAGAAACCAATACCATGAAAGAGTATGAGCGCAGAATTAGAAAGGAAATAGAGCCATTTACAGATGTGCCAATTGTATTTATTTCGGTATTGACTAAGCAAAGAATCTTTAAGGCGATAGAAACTGCGGTTGAAGTATTTAAAAACCGAAGCAAGAAAATTAAAACAAGCGAGCTTAATGAGCGCATGTTGCCAATTATAGAAAGTTATCCTCCCCCGGCGTGGAAAGGAAAATATGTAAAGATCAAATTCTGTATGCAATTGCCAACCCCGCAGCCACAGTTTGCATTTTTCTGTAATCTCCCGCAATATGTGA